TCGAGAAAGCTCGCCATCAGCACACGTCCAGAAACTTCCTCTACATCCGTGTGCTGCCGCACCCCCATAGTACCGAGTCGCTCAATCTGCGCGGCCAAATCCAAAACCTGCCAGTAAGCAACTACACCATCGGCCCGACTGATCGCGCTGCGCGCATCGGCATTTAATCCGAGCTCGCAATCACCAATACTAAATGCCGCATAGCTATCGCTTTCATAGCTGGGTTTCTGTTCGAGTACCTGCGTATACCAGGCCACAGCCTCGGTAATGTTGGCAACTCCGTAGACTGTTTTGCGCAAGCCAAGAATCTGCCCCATTTGAGACACCCCGTTGAGTAATTTTTATCCACTGGGTGGGGCACTCTGGCGCAGTTTATTGCAGCTCTTGCTCCAATTGCTCCAGTAGGTCCAGGGGCTCCACCTCAACCCCTTCCAGTTCGGCGTTCCAGTTTATCCCCACCAATAAGACATCTTCATGCATGCCGGTGAGCCAGTCATCCATAAATTCTTCCAGGTCAATTGCCACTGCCTCATAGTCAGCCCAGTCTCCTTCGCAGTG
This DNA window, taken from Microbulbifer sp. MKSA007, encodes the following:
- a CDS encoding VOC family protein: MGQILGLRKTVYGVANITEAVAWYTQVLEQKPSYESDSYAAFSIGDCELGLNADARSAISRADGVVAYWQVLDLAAQIERLGTMGVRQHTDVEEVSGRVLMASFLDPYGNVFGLIEYLQTPIER
- a CDS encoding DUF2750 domain-containing protein — its product is MQSETLTDNFEDNCARFLPEAVGQGCVWALQGEEGFALCESEKRADTEVMPFWSQREFAQDHCEGDWADYEAVAIDLEEFMDDWLTGMHEDVLLVGINWNAELEGVEVEPLDLLEQLEQELQ